A window of the Anoplopoma fimbria isolate UVic2021 breed Golden Eagle Sablefish chromosome 17, Afim_UVic_2022, whole genome shotgun sequence genome harbors these coding sequences:
- the barx1 gene encoding homeobox protein BarH-like 1, translated as MQHPLDMGAHYYAPEVQPHDHRTHRYRSFMIEEILTDHPEHKASAPAGELLKFGVQALLSARPFHNHLVLKADQTSLLKFPMSPLSCSLGSPLGSPLSAQLLSAASGLQIGAASHHLPLDLHLRGGKLEHGSDGSGKSKKGRRSRTVFTELQLMGLEKRFEKQKYLSTPDRIDLAESLGLSQLQVKTWYQNRRMKWKKIVLQGGGLESPTKPKGRPKKNSIPSSEQLSEQERTAADADRQSEGSSSQSETAQEE; from the exons ATGCAGCACCCTTTGGACATGGGGGCGCATTACTACGCCCCGGAGGTGCAGCCGCACGACCACAGGACTCATCGCTACAGGAGTTTCATGATAGAGGAGATCCTGACCGACCACCCGGAGCACAAAGCGTCGGCTCCGGCCGGGGAGCTGCTGAAGTTCGGGGTGCAGGCGCTCCTCTCCGCCCGGCCTTTCCATAACCACCTGG TGCTGAAAGCCGACCAGACGAGCCTCCTCAAGTTCCCCATGTCCCCGCTGTCTTGCTCGCTCGGCTCCCCGCTCGGCTCTCCTCTCAGCGCCCAGCTGCTGTCCGCGGCTTCGGGCCTGCAGATCGGCGCGGCGTCTCACCACCTGCCGCTGGACCTGCACCTCCGCGGCGGGAAGCTGGAGCACGGGTCCGACGGGAGCGGTAAGAGCAAGAAGGGCCGCCGGAGCCGCACGGTGTTCACCGAGCTGCAGCTCATGGGGCTGGAGAAGCGCTTCGAGAAGCAGAAGTATCTGTCCACGCCCGATAG AATAGACCTGGCCGAGTCTTTGGGCCTCAGTCAGCTGCAAGTGAAAACATGGTACCAGAACAGACGGATGAAATGGAAGAAAATT GTGTTGCAGGGGGGAGGCCTGGAGTCTCCCACCAAGCCGAAGGGCCGCCCGAAGAAGAACTCCATCCCCAGCAGCGAGCAGCTCTCCGAGCAGGAGCGAACCGCCGCCGACGCCGACCGCCAGTCCGAAGGCTCGAGCTCCCAGTCGGAGACCGCGCAGGAGGAGTGA